TCAGCCTGGCGGCGGGGCAGAGTCCGCAGTTCATCGATCGCAACCTCAACTTTATCAACCCCTTTGTGCCGGTGATGACCATGACCGCCTTTATTGTGCAGGTCAGCCTGGGGGATGCAGCCCACGGCACGCTGCCCTACAAAACTATCTTTGCGGTGGGTATGGCCCTGTTTGTCATGACCCTGGTGCTCAACATTGTTAGCTACTGGTTTGTCCGTCGCTTTCGGGAGAAGTACGACTAATGGCCTCCTCACCGTCTGAACTGTCGCCTGTATCACCTGAGGTGGCAGAACTGCCCAAATTTTCCGGCGATCTGCCCCGGCGCTATACCCTCGATCGCCTGTTTCAGATCGCCGCCTGGGGGGCGACAGCGATCGCCATCGCCGTCCTCGGCTGGCTGCTGATCGATGTGATCGGCGAGGGCTGGGGCCGCCTCAGCTGGGAATTTCTCACCAGCTTTCCCTCCCGCAAACCTGAGACCGGCGGCCTCGTCAACTCCCTGGCGGGCACGTTCTGGGTGATGCTGCTGGTGGCGGCCTTTGCCTTCCCCATTGGCGTCGGCGCGGGGCTGTATCTAGAAGAATTTTCTGAGGACAACTGGTTCACCCGCTTGATTGAAATCAACATCAGCAACCTGGCGGGGGTGCCCTCGATCATCTACGGGCTGCTGGGGCTGGCGGCCTTTGTGCGGCTGATGGAGCCGATCACCGGGGGGCGATCGGTGCTGGCGGGGGCACTGACCCTGGCCCTGCTGGTGCTGCCGATTGTCATTGTCGCCACCCGCGAGGCGCTGCGAGCGGTGCCCGAGGGCATTCGCCTGGCGGGGCTGGCCATGGGCGGCAGCCGCTGGCAGGTGGTGTGGGATCACGTGCTGCCCGCCGCAATTTCGGGCATTCTCACCGGGGTGATTTTGGCCCTGTCGCGGGCGATCGGCGAGACGGCCCCGCTAATTGCCATCGGGGCGCTGACCCTGGTGCCCTTTACTCCCGGCTGCACCGAGGAGTTCCCCTACCTCAACCCCCTCGACCTGGTGCGCTGCCCCGCCGACGTGGTGCAGAGCCCCTTTACGGTGCTGCCGATTCAGGTGTTTAACTGGGTCAGCCGTCCCCAGCGGGCGTTTCACATCAACGCCGCCGCCGCCATTATTGTGCTGATGGCGGTGCTGATCGCCATG
The nucleotide sequence above comes from Nodosilinea sp. PGN35. Encoded proteins:
- the pstA gene encoding phosphate ABC transporter permease PstA encodes the protein MASSPSELSPVSPEVAELPKFSGDLPRRYTLDRLFQIAAWGATAIAIAVLGWLLIDVIGEGWGRLSWEFLTSFPSRKPETGGLVNSLAGTFWVMLLVAAFAFPIGVGAGLYLEEFSEDNWFTRLIEINISNLAGVPSIIYGLLGLAAFVRLMEPITGGRSVLAGALTLALLVLPIVIVATREALRAVPEGIRLAGLAMGGSRWQVVWDHVLPAAISGILTGVILALSRAIGETAPLIAIGALTLVPFTPGCTEEFPYLNPLDLVRCPADVVQSPFTVLPIQVFNWVSRPQRAFHINAAAAIIVLMAVLIAMNSVAIVLRNRFRQPR